In Saccharomyces kudriavzevii IFO 1802 strain IFO1802 genome assembly, chromosome: 9, the following proteins share a genomic window:
- the AXL2 gene encoding Axl2p (similar to Saccharomyces cerevisiae AXL2 (YIL140W); ancestral locus Anc_2.208) — translation MMQLQFSFLLIAITSLFHLVVATPYEAYPIGKQYPPVARVNESFTFQISNDTYKSSVDKTAQIAYNCFNLPDWLSFDASSRTFSGEPSSDLLSDANTTLYFSVILEGTDSADSLSLNNTYQLVVTNRPSISLSSDFNLLALLKNYGYTNGKNALKLDPNEVFNVTFDRSMFTNEISIVSYYGRSEWYNAPLPNWLFFDSDELKFTGTAPVINSAIAPETSYSFVIIATDIEGFSAVEVEFELVIGAHQLTTSIQNSLIINVTDTGNVSYELPINYVYFDNDPITSDKLGSINLLDAPDWVSLDNDTISGSVPSNLLGKDSNPANFSVSIYDIFGDVVYLNFEVVSTTDLFAISSLPNINATRGEWFTYYFLPSQFTNYVNTNVSLEFTNSSQNHDWLNFHSANLTLAGQVPKDFDKLSLGLKANQGTQSQELDFNIIGMDSKTNHSNHSANATSTRSSRRSTSTSSYITSTQTQTQTTSTTSAATSSSSVVVPTANKTSSNNKRVVAIACGIAIPLGVIIIAVICFLVFWRRRKESSDDEKSPHGISGPDLDNPANKPNQENATPLNNPFDDDASSYDDTSIARRLAALNTLKLDNSSMSESDISSMDEKRNSLSGMNMYTDEFQSQSKEELLVKPPAQSAESPFFDPQNRSSSVYMDSEPAVIKSWRYTGDLPAVSDAVRDSYGSQQTVDTEKLFDLEAPQRQMRTSRDATMSSLDPWNTDVNASSTKNSITPSPQNATKNDNLHLPTLRNSQYGTKGITPTTVSTSSSDDFVPVKDGENFCWVHSTEPDRRPSKKRLVDFSNKSNVDIGQVKDIHGRIPEML, via the coding sequence AGCAGTATCCTCCGGTGGCAAGAGTCAACGAATCGTTTACATTTCAAATTTCCAATGATACCTATAAGTCTTCCGTAGACAAAACAGCCCAAATAGCATACAATTGCTTCAACTTGCCGGATTGGCTTTCCTTCGATGCCAGTTCAAGAACTTTCTCTGGCGAGCCTTCCTCCGACTTACTATCTGACGCGAACACTACACTGTATTTTAGCGTAATCCTGGAAGGTACGGACTCCGCCGATAGCTTGTCTTTGAACAATACGTACCAATTAGTTGTCACAAACCGTCCATCCATCTCATTGTCGTCTGATTTCAACCTACTGGCATTGCTGAAAAACTATGGTTATACAAATGGCAAAAACGCCTTGAAACTGGATCCTAATGAGGTCTTTAATGTGACTTTCGACCGTTCAATGTTCACCAACGAAATTTCCATTGTTTCATACTATGGCCGTTCTGAATGGTATAATGCCCCTTTACCCAACTGGCTGTTCTTCGACTCTGATGAGTTGAAGTTCACTGGTACTGCACCCGTGATAAATTCGGCAATTGCCCCGGAGACAAGTTACAGTTTTGTCATCATTGCTACGGATATTGAAGGGTTTTCTGCCGTTGAAGTGGAATTTGAGTTGGTCATTGGTGCTCACCAGTTAACTACCTCCATTCAAAATAGTTTGATTATTAACGTCACCGACACTGGTAATGTTTCGTATGAATTACCTATTAACTATGTTTATTTTGATAACGACCCCATCACTTCTGATAAACTGGGCTCTATAAACTTACTCGATGCTCCTGATTGGGTTTCGTTGGACAATGACACAATTTCAGGTTCTGTCCCAAGCAACTTGCTGGGTAAAGACTCCAATCCCGCCAATTTTTCTGTATCGATTTATGACATTTTTGGTGATGTGGTTTATCTCAATTTTGAAGTGGTCTCCACAACAGATTTATTTGCCATTAGTTCTCTGCCCAATATTAACGCCACAAGGGGCGAATGGTTTACCTACTATTTTTTGCCTTCTCAGTTTACAAACTATGTGAATACAAATGTTTCACTGGAGTTCACTAATTCGAGCCAAAATCACGATTGGCTAAATTTTCACTCTGCTAACCTAACCTTGGCAGGTCAAGTGCCTAAGGACTTCGACAAGCTTTCATTGGGCTTGAAGGCAAATCAAGGCACCCAATCTCAAGAATTAGATTTTAACATAATTGGCATGGATTCAAAGACAAATCACTCAAATCATAGTGCAAATGCTACGTCCACAAGAAGCTCTCGCCGTTCTACTTCAACAAGCTCTTACATAACTTCTACTCAAACTCAAACTCAAACCACTTCCACTACGTCTGCTgctacttcttcttcttcagtagTAGTACCTACAGCAAATAAAACTTCCTCTAATAATAAAAGGGTAGTAGCAATCGCATGCGGTATAGCAATTCCTTTAGGCGTAATTATTATAGCCGTCATTTGCTTCTTAGTGTTTTGGAGACGTAGAAAGGAAAGTTccgatgatgaaaaatcacCACATGGTATTAGTGGACCTGATTTGGATAATCCTGCCAACAAGCCCAACCAAGAAAATGCTACACCTTTGAATAATCCATTTGATGATGACGCTTCCTCTTATGATGATACTTCTATAGCAAGAAGATTGGCCGCTTTAAACACATTGAAATTGGATAATAGTTCCATGTCTGAATCTGATATTTCCAGCATGgatgaaaagagaaattcaTTATCAGGTATGAATATGTACACTGACGAATTCCAATCCCAAAGTAAAGAGGAGCTGCTTGTAAAACCGCCAGCACAATCTGCGGAAAGCCCGTTCTTTGATCCACAGAACAGATCTTCTTCTGTGTACATGGATAGTGAGCCAGCCGTGATCAAGTCCTGGAGGTACACTGGTGATCTACCAGCAGTTTCTGACGCTGTCAGAGACAGCTATGGATCACAACAAACCGTGGACACAGAAAAACTATTTGATTTAGAAGCCCCACAGAGACAAATGCGAACATCAAGAGATGCCACCATGTCCTCGTTGGACCCTTGGAACACCGATGTCAatgcttcttcaacaaagaaTTCAATAACACCATCGCCACAAAACGCGACAAAGAACGATAATCTTCACTTACCAACTCTGCGAAATTCTCAATATGGAACAAAGGGAATAACGCCAACAACAGTGTCAACTTCATCTTCTGATGATTTTGTTCCAGTTAAAGATggtgaaaatttttgctGGGTCCATAGTACGGAACCAGATAGAAGACCaagtaaaaaaaggttAGTTGATTTCTCAAACAAGAGTAATGTTGATATTGGTCAAGTTAAGGACATTCACGGGCGCATCCCAGAAATGCTATGA
- the REV7 gene encoding Rev7p (similar to Saccharomyces cerevisiae REV7 (YIL139C); ancestral locus Anc_2.211) produces MNRWVEKWLKVYLKCYINLILFYRNVYPPQSFNFTTYQSFNLPQYVPINRHPALIDYIEELIIDVLSKLTHIYRFSICIINKQNDLCIEKYVLDFGELQHVDKDDQGTTETEVFDEFRSSLNSLIFHLEKLPKINDDSVTFEIAINAVELELGHKLDRTRKIDNLEEKLEVERDSNWVKCQEDANLPEENAFQSPKIKVSSLVGCDAGPLVIHQFSEKLISGGNDEILNGVYSQYEEGESIFGSLS; encoded by the coding sequence ATGAATAGATGGGTAGAAAAGTGGCTAAAGGTATATCTAAAATGTTATATCAATTTGATTCTATTTTATAGAAATGTATATCCTCCCCAGTCCTTCAATTTTACCACTTACCAGTCATTCAACTTGCCGCAGTATGTCCCAATTAATAGACACCCTGCTTTAATCGATTATATAGAAGAGCTTATTATAGATGTTCTCTCGAAGCTGACGCACATCTACAGATTTTCCATTTGTATTATTAACAAGCAGAACGATTTGTGCATTGAAAAGTATGTCTTGGATTTTGGGGAACTGCAACATGTGGATAAAGATGATCAAGGCACTACCGAGACTGAAGtgtttgatgaatttcGATCCTCCCTAAACAgcttgatttttcatttggaaAAGTTGCCTAAAATTAACGATGACTCAGTAACATTTGAAATAGCTATTAACGCGGTCGAACTAGAACTGGGACATAAGTTAGACAGAACAAGGAAGATCGATAATTTGGAAGAGAAATTAGAGGTTGAGAGAGATTCAAACTGGGTCAAATGTCAAGAGGATGCAAATCTACCAGAGGAAAATGCTTTTCAATCCCCTAAAATAAAAGTATCCTCTTTGGTCGGTTGTGATGCGGGACCCTTAGTTATACATCAGTTCAGTGAAAAGTTAATCAGTGGCGGCAATGACGAAATCCTGAATGGAGTATATTCACAGTACGAAGAAGGGGAGAGTATTTTTGGATCTTTGTCGTAA
- the TPM2 gene encoding tropomyosin TPM2 (similar to Saccharomyces cerevisiae TPM2 (YIL138C) and TPM1 (YNL079C); ancestral locus Anc_2.215) produces the protein MEKIREKLNSLKLESESWQEKYEELRQQVKDLDQSNIEKENEIKSLSTKNEQLDNEVEKLENQLADTKQLAEDSNNLRSNNENYTKKNQDLEQQLEDSETKLKEALDKLKEADLNSEQMGRKIVALGEERDDWEKKCEEFQSKYEEAKKELDEIANSLENL, from the coding sequence atggaaaagattagggaaaaattgaacagcTTGAAATTAGAATCGGAATCGtggcaagaaaaatacgaaGAACTTAGACAACAGGTCAAGGACTTGGACCAATCtaacattgaaaaagagaatgaGATCAAGTCATTGTCCACTAAAAATGAACAATTAGATAATGAAGTGGAGAAGTTAGAAAATCAATTGGCTGATACTAAACAATTGGCAGAAGATTCCAATAATCTAAGATCTAATAACGAAAACTACACCAAGAAGAACCAGGATCTAGAACAACAGCTGGAAGACAGTGAAACCAAATTAAAGGAAGCATTGGATAAATTGAAAGAGGCAGACTTGAACTCTGAGCAAATGGGTAGAAAGATTGTTGCTTTGGGGGAAGAAAGAGACGAttgggaaaagaaatgtgaagaatttcaaagcaAGTATGAAGAAGccaaaaaggaattggaCGAAATTGCTaattctttggaaaatttatGA
- the TMA108 gene encoding Tma108p (similar to Saccharomyces cerevisiae TMA108 (YIL137C); ancestral locus Anc_2.217) encodes MSGTLLTLENRVLPCHYELHLDIDPKQSSPNFKGSAKIDLKLNPNSISSTSIEDCFTQFKLHSKDLVVLSARATVDSAKFDLKVSQDTQNHWSIFQSESPIRLTKESSLVLSVQYVGKIRNIKTHHDATFGIFKTNFMDPKTGTSNNHVVATHCQPFSASNIFPCIDEPSNKSTFQLNIAMDSQYKAVSNTPVETIEDLGNAQRHLVKFTVTPLMTTSVFGFAMGDLEFLKTEVKLQNGTAVPVSVYAPWDITNAAFTLDTIQKYLPLLESYFKCSYPLPKLDFVLLPYLTDMAMENFGMITIQLNHLLIPPNALANASIREQAQQLIVHELVHQWMGNYISFDSWEFLWFNESFATWLACYILEQNGDLPQYWTSEPYLLQQVEPTMRKDASDFNSKSIFQIAQRKTSVNSQTSDIFDPEAYTKGIVMLRSLQLATGESHLQRGLQSVFEDTKTFQERSIKPMDVWNHIGRTLKSQNITNFVSSWARTPGLPVVKVELQEDAGKIQTKLTQHRYINRLSSEERAQLEDVPYQIPLFGVLPNGELDTGNVLLTDRTLKLDYPVLVLNHLAQGYYRVSYESKECYTRINDKFTEGILSEIDLGKVFLDLSQFIGDEGFQNSIHLLGLCEILSHIASHPSKIASKYWAPLSKGLEILQAIDRASLTSSKLQSFLRKKIIVPLFNKIDWPHGEFDKSADPHELKVMSQVLFLNKNSGKCDELCQIYFKHLLQGPRSSVPSELVNSILVVASQHCSNIKQWKKIFDLVKRNSCVGIMNHINDLYNQSSDETVSLVQNGAIESLGFCLDSDIVKKILNFVASNIESEGMELALFGFNYNFKKRLNKNGKPQDEIVRETIWKWYMDNFDQWARKATRKGTATGDQLHKALRSTSLVVFQMFAADEPEKIEKFMNLKKEKLGQSLLSLDDIWTSVIQDEASRKTIRRDLSTLV; translated from the coding sequence ATGTCTGGTACGTTGCTCACCTTAGAAAACCGTGTGCTACCCTGTCACTACGAACTGCACCTGGACATCGACCCTAAACAGTCATCGCCCAATTTTAAAGGTTCCGCCAAGATCGATTTGAAACTTAACCCGAACTCCATCTCTTCGACCTCTATCGAAGACTGTTTCACTCAGTTTAAGTTGCATTCCAAGGACTTGGTTGTCCTGTCCGCACGTGCCACCGTGGACTCTGCGAAGTTTGATCTGAAGGTTTCTCAAGACACTCAAAACCATTGgtccatttttcaatctgAATCTCCAATTCGATTAACTAAAGAATCCTCTTTGGTCCTGTCCGTCCAGTACGTGGGCAAAATTCGTAACATTAAGACTCATCACGATGCGACTTTTGGTATTTTCAAGACAAATTTTATGGATCCTAAAACGGGTACTTCTAATAACCATGTGGTGGCGACGCACTGTCAACCGTTTTCCGCTAGTAACATCTTCCCATGTATCGACGAACCTTCGAACAAGTCCACCTTCCAACTGAACATTGCAATGGACTCGCAGTATAAGGCCGTCTCCAATACGCCTGTCGAAACTATCGAAGATTTGGGTAATGCTCAAAGACATCTGGTGAAGTTCACCGTGACGCCCTTGATGACCACTTCTGTTTTCGGTTTTGCCATGGGTGAtttagaatttttgaaaacagagGTTAAGCTGCAGAATGGTACTGCTGTCCCCGTTTCTGTCTATGCCCCCTGGGATATCACTAACGCAGCATTCACCTTAGACACAATCCAGAAATATCTACCTCTTTTGGAGTCTTATTTCAAGTGTTCGTACCCTCTGCCCAAGTTGGATTTCGTTCTACTGCCATACTTAACCGACATGGCAATGGAGAACTTCGGTATGATCACCATTCAATTGAACCACTTACTCATACCACCAAATGCCCTGGCCAACGCATCTATCAGAGAGCAAGCGCAGCAGCTCATCGTTCATGAATTGGTCCATCAATGGATGGGCAATTACATATCTTTTGACTCATGGGAATTTCTTTGGTTCAACGAGTCCTTCGCGACTTGGTTGGCATGCTACATCCTGGAACAAAATGGTGATTTGCCACAATATTGGACTTCAGAACCGTATTTGCTACAGCAAGTAGAGCCAACCATGCGCAAAGATGCTTCAGATTTTAATAGCAAGAGCATCTTTCAGATAGCGCAACGGAAAACCAGCGTTAACTCGCAGACCTCCGATATCTTCGACCCTGAGGCGTATACAAAGGGTATTGTCATGCTAAGGTCTCTCCAATTGGCTACAGGTGAATCTCATTTACAACGGGGTCTACAAAGTGTGTTTGAAGATACCAAAACGTTTCAGGAAAGAAGCATCAAGCCCATGGATGTCTGGAATCATATCGGAAGAACTCTGAAGTCTCAAAATATTACtaattttgtttcatcTTGGGCAAGAACTCCGGGCTTACCTGTCGTTAAAGTGGAGCTACAAGAAGATGCTGGAAAGATTCAAACAAAGTTGACTCAACATAGATATATCAATCGATTGTCCAGTGAGGAAAGAGCCCAGTTGGAGGATGTCCCATATCAAATACCGTTATTTGGCGTTTTGCCAAATGGTGAATTGGACACCGGGAATGTACTGTTGACAGACAGaactttgaaattggaTTATCCTGTCCTGGTTCTCAATCATTTGGCTCAGGGTTATTATCGTGTTTCTTATGAGTCAAAAGAATGCTATACACGGATCAACGACAAATTCACCGAAGGTATCCTATCAGAGATTGATCTGGGGAAGGTGTTTTTAGACTTGTCGCAATTTATCGGTGATGAAGGCTTTCAAAATTCCATTCATTTGCTTGGTCTTTGCGAAATATTGAGCCATATTGCTTCTCACCCATCAAAAATTGCATCAAAATATTGGGCTCCCTTATCTAAGGGATTGGAAATCCTGCAAGCGATTGATCGCGCCAGTTTAACAAGCTCCAAATTGCAGTCTtttttgaggaaaaaaattatcgTTCCACTTTTCAATAAGATTGATTGGCCTCATGGTGAATTCGATAAAAGCGCAGATCCTCATGAGCTGAAAGTGATGTCTCAAGTTTTGTTCCTGAATAAAAACTCTGGAAAATGTGACGAATTGTGTCAAATTTATTTCAAGCATTTATTACAAGGGCCACGTTCAAGTGTTCCATCAGAACTAGTGAACTCGATCCTTGTTGTGGCGTCTCAACATTGCTCAAATATCAAGcagtggaagaaaatattcgACTTGGTTAAACGAAACTCCTGCGTTGGTATCATGAACCATATTAATGACCTTTACAACCAAAGCAGTGACGAAACTGTTAGCCTGGTCCAAAACGGTGCCATTGAATCTCTTGGTTTCTGTCTGGATTCAGACATtgtgaagaagattttgaattttgtcGCTTCCAACATTGAATCCGAAGGAATGGAACTGGCTTTATTCGGGTTTAATTACAACTTTAAAAAGAGATTGAACAAGAACGGGAAACCTCAAGATGAAATTGTCCGTGAAACGATCTGGAAATGGTATATGGACAATTTTGATCAGTGGGCACGGAAGGCCACAAGGAAAGGCACCGCTACTGGTGATCAACTGCACAAGGCATTAAGAAGTACCTCTTTGGTCGTATTTCAAATGTTTGCAGCGGATGAACCTGAAAAGATAGAAAAGTTTATGaacttgaagaaagagaagttGGGTCAAAGCTTGCTGTCATTGGATGACATTTGGACTTCTGTTATACAAGACGAAGCGTCCAGAAAAACCATAAGAAGAGATTTGTCTACACTCGTTTGA
- the OM45 gene encoding Om45p (similar to Saccharomyces cerevisiae OM45 (YIL136W); ancestral locus Anc_2.219) → MSSRIIVGSAALAAAITASIMVREQKAKGKGRDSKVSVCYNSQEYGGSATPQWGKLHNIKQGIKEDALTLKDALLGVSQKAREEAPEAAKRVISPEEDSQTRRQLSQKAKDNSSQSIFNWGFSEAERRKAIAIGEFDTAKKRFEEAVDRNERELLSAVMREKKAALDRASIEYERYGKARDFNELSDKLDRQERESNPLKRLLKKNVSDGSTEEAAARSVQGWGETAQEFGREELEEAKRNASSEPSDAQKRLDELKKIKEKGWFRYNKGEQSEEQIAERVARGLEGWGETAAQLSRDEMDDLRWNYENSKKQLDKNMSDAMDSLSKAKEDLKQYGSHWWAGWTSKVDSDKQALKDEAQKKYDDALKKYDDAKNKFKEWSDNDDGKFWSSKKD, encoded by the coding sequence ATGTCTTCAAGAATAATCGTCGGTAGTGCAGCATTGGCCGCGGCCATTACTGCCAGCATCATGGTCAGGGAACAGAAGGCCAAAGGTAAAGGAAGAGACAGTAAAGTTTCCGTTTGCTACAATAGCCAAGAGTATGGCGGCTCCGCAACTCCGCAGTGGGGAAAGCTGCACAACATCAAGCAAGGTATAAAGGAGGATGCCTTGACGCTAAAGGACGCCCTGCTGGGTGTGTCACAGAAGGCCAGAGAAGAGGCTCCTGAAGCAGCCAAGCGTGTGATTTCGCCAGAGGAGGACTCTCAAACGCGCAGGCAGCTGAGCCAGAAGGCCAAGGACAATTCCTCGCAAAGCATCTTCAATTGGGGGTTCAGCGAGGCTGAGAGAAGGAAAGCCATTGCCATTGGGGAGTTTGATACTGCTAAGAAGCGCTTCGAAGAGGCTGTAGATCGCAACGAAAGGGAGCTCCTCTCCGCCGTGATGAGGGAGAAGAAAGCGGCTTTGGACAGGGCTTCTATAGAGTACGAGAGGTACGGCAAAGCCAGGGACTTCAACGAGCTTTCGGATAAGTTGGACCGGCAGGAAAGGGAGAGTAACCCTTTGAAGCgtcttttgaagaagaacgtGAGCGACGGCAGCACCGAAGAAGCTGCCGCAAGAAGTGTCCAAGGTTGGGGTGAGACCGCCCAGGAGTTTGGTAGGGAAGAATTGGAGGAGGCCAAGAGGAATGCGTCCTCCGAGCCCAGTGACGCTCAAAAGCGTCTTGacgaattgaagaagatcaaGGAAAAGGGATGGTTTCGTTACAACAAGGGAGAACAAAGCGAGGAACAGATTGCCGAACGAGTGGCCAGGGGTCTGGAAGGATGGGGCGAGACCGCAGCCCAGCTGTCTAGGGATGAAATGGACGATCTGAGATGGAACTACGAAAACTCAAAGAAGCAGTTGGACAAGAACATGTCGGACGCCATGGACTCGTTGTCCAAGGCCAAGGAAGACTTGAAACAGTACGGCAGTCATTGGTGGGCTGGATGGACATCCAAGGTTGACAGTGATAAACAAGCTCTGAAGGATGAGGCCCAAAAGAAGTACGATGATGCATTGAAGAAGTACGATGACGCcaaaaacaaattcaaGGAGTGGAGTGACAACGACGACGGTAAGTTCTGGAGCTCAAAGAAGGACTAG
- the VHS2 gene encoding Vhs2p (similar to Saccharomyces cerevisiae VHS2 (YIL135C) and MLF3 (YNL074C); ancestral locus Anc_2.222) produces the protein MDTSNSNQDHDSHVAEQTEDDNAYMPPSPSMSESSMIFERNVEDPSYLYKTVSNNAANSLSRHSSRTSLFNHNNSSNRNFHNLSQKSSAVNLHLQPSRTNESIASYQTYNPDFIVQTPLDHRRTIENFVPPALDAGCSIVTDEATGLDDVDMVYSRRPSTIGLDRALGRTRSLSSQSFDNEASPAHPRSPNEHGSRLLRFYSYADMLSDDNNNSASNSTSTPSSANPLRRPPMQNHYSFSSSLLNSPSHLPSPPSASTSPSQHMNFTNPFIISRRYSNTTVNNANGTGAGSATGAALSRSPSNQQYLLKQQRSPSGNARSRRNSNRPGSVANIMVGKPKSKFHIESSGSEGFSSEEEDNTMIERDTLNLKQKLQSQLAQPPSIAVNTINDNHHQNNNNINYNNSNNNNNNNNNIKNNNQNSPAFPNLNPGSKSNSNSTITSMNPGTTE, from the coding sequence ATGGACACGAGCAACAGTAATCAGGATCACGACTCCCACGTGGCAGAGCAGACGGAGGACGATAATGCTTACATGCCACCTTCCCCCTCCATGAGTGAGAGCTCTatgatttttgaaagaaacgTGGAGGACCCATCGTATCTTTATAAAACAGTGTCGAATAACGCTGCAAATTCCCTATCCAGACATAGCAGTCGGACCAGTTTGTTCAATCATAATAACTCAAGCAACAGGAACTTCCATAACTTGAGCCAAAAATCGTCTGCGGTGAATCTACACCTGCAACCTTCCAGGACAAACGAGTCTATAGCATCTTACCAAACGTACAATCCTGATTTCATTGTACAGACTCCCCTGGATCACCGTCGTACCATAGAGAATTTCGTCCCTCCTGCATTAGACGCTGGTTGTTCTATTGTGACTGATGAGGCGACTGGGTTGGACGACGTCGACATGGTTTATTCGAGAAGACCATCCACCATTGGGCTGGATAGAGCTCTAGGCAGGACAAGGAGTCTTTCCTCGCAATCCTTTGACAACGAGGCGTCGCCCGCGCACCCAAGATCTCCTAACGAGCACGGTTCGAGATTACTAAGGTTCTATTCCTACGCTGATATGCTGTCTGatgacaataataacagCGCAAGTAATAGCACATCGACGCCCTCTTCCGCAAACCCCTTGAGAAGACCTCCTATGCAAAATCACTACTCATTTTCGTCCTCGCTTTTGAATTCTCCTTCTCATCTGCCTTCACCCCCATCGGCTTCAACATCACCATCTCAACATATGAACTTCACTAATCCGTTCATCATATCTAGACGCTACTCTAACACAACGGTCAACAACGCCAATGGAACTGGTGCTGGAAGCGCCACGGGGGCCGCACTATCGAGATCGCCATCAAATCAGCAGTACCTGCTTAAACAGCAGAGGTCGCCTTCGGGAAATGCCcgttcaagaagaaacagCAACAGGCCCGGCAGTGTTGCGAACATAATGGTCGGGAAACCCAAATCCAAGTTTCATATTGAGTCTAGTGGCAGCGAAGGGTTTTCGTCCGAAGAGGAGGACAACACTATGATCGAAAGAGATACACTAAACCTGAAGCAAAAATTGCAGTCACAGTTAGCTCAGCCACCATCGATTGCTGTGAACACGATTAACGATAACCATCaccaaaataataataatattaattacaacaacagcaacaacaacaacaacaacaataataatattaaaaataataatcaGAATAGTCCTGCGTTTCCAAACTTAAATCCTGGCTCAAAATCCAATTCAAACTCTACAATAACTTCCATGAACCCAGGCACAAccgaataa
- the FLX1 gene encoding flavin adenine dinucleotide transporter FLX1 (similar to Saccharomyces cerevisiae FLX1 (YIL134W); ancestral locus Anc_2.227), producing MVDQWTPLQKEIISGLTAGSITTLVVHPLDLLKVRLQLSATNAQKVHYGPSTVIQEIVRSSVSNRHRTLNVVNELYRGLTINLCGNAIAWGVYFGLYGVTKELIYKLVAGPEQSQLKGASNDHKMNSLIYLSAGAASGSMTAILTNPIWVIKTRIMSTSKGAEGSYTSIYNGVQRLLRTEGIRGLWKGLVPALFGVSQGALYFTVYDTLKQKRLRRKDENGQNSHLTTLETIEITSLGKMISVTMVYPFQLLKSNLQSFKANEQNFRLLPLIRLIVANDGFVGLYKGLSANLVRAIPSTCITFCVYENLKHRL from the coding sequence ATGGTAGACCAGTGGACGCCATTGCAAAAGGAGATCATCTCAGGGTTGACGGCAGGGTCCATTACTACACTGGTAGTGCATCCTTTAGATTTACTGAAGGTTCGTTTGCAGCTATCTGCTACGAACGCACAGAAGGTTCATTATGGCCCCTCCACGGTAATTCAGGAAATTGTACGTTCGTCGGTTAGTAACAGGCATCGAACGTTGAACGTTGTAAATGAGCTGTATCGCGGATTAACCATAAATTTATGCGGAAACGCCATTGCATGGGGGGTTTATTTCGGTTTATATGGTGTCACCAAAGAGCTGATCTACAAGTTAGTGGCAGGGCCCGAGCAAAGCCAGCTTAAAGGCGCTAGCAATGACCACAAGATGAACTCGCTTATCTACCTGTCTGCTGGCGCTGCCAGTGGATCGATGACGGCCATCTTGACCAACCCTATATGGGTTATAAAGACAAGAATAATGTCTACAAGTAAGGGTGCTGAAGGGTCCTACACTTCCATATATAATGGTGTTCAGCGATTGCTTCGAACGGAGGGTATCCGGGGCTTGTGGAAGGGACTTGTACCCGCATTATTTGGTGTTTCGCAAGGAGCCTTATATTTTACTGTCTATGATACTTTGAAGCAGAAAAGATTGCGACGgaaagatgaaaatggcCAGAATAGTCATTTAACAACCCTTGAAACCATTGAAATCACATCGTTGGGGAAAATGATCTCTGTCACAATGGTTTACCCATTTCAACTATTAAAATCAAACTTACAAAGTTTCAAGGCCAATGAACAAAACTTTAGGCTCCTTCCATTGATAAGACTGATAGTTGCTAACGATGGCTTCGTGGGACTTTATAAGGGCCTATCGGCAAACTTGGTACGAGCCATCCCATCTACCTGCATCACGTTTTGCGTTTACGAAAACCTCAAACACAGGTTGTAG